Within the Leptospira stimsonii genome, the region CTCCGCCATAGGCTTGAAAATTTAGAATGGTGTTTCTAAGAATGCCGAGACTTTTTTTCCATTCCGTATTCGATTGGATTTCGGTAGCTCCCGGGATCGGCGCTTCGAGATCGTGGGACATTTTTTTAGATAGGGAGAATTTTAAAAAAACGAGTTTGCCGATCGTGTTCCGGAAAAGCGGACTTTTATTTTCAGGATAACCCTGAATCGAATATTCGATGGACTGAGCGCAATGGAGCATCACTTTTCCCGCGTCCCAGCCGTTGTAACCGGAAATCGAATTCGAATTTTCTAATGTATTAAGATATTTTAGAGCCTCTGAAAGCGAATCAAAGGTAAGTCCTTGATCCTTGACTCCCTTTGGCGCGGAAGAACAGTGATTTATGTTCGGAAGAATCGCACCCGCGGTTCCTATGAGAAGGAAAAGTTTTGTCGAAGAGCGTAGGAACTCTTTTCTCGTAATCGATCGAGTCTCGGATTGTGTTTTCAAATTGGCGCTCCTTTCGGAAGAAGATCGTAATCTTCTTTTCAAAGTAGTCAAACGTTTTGTGTATGGCGTTGAGGTTTTAGAACGAATGACAGATTTGATTCTTCCGGAAATAAAAAGAACGGGGCTCAAAAGCCCCGCCTAGATTTAGATCGGAAAAATAAATTCTTTCATCGATCTATTAAAACAAAGTCTTAGTAGGAAATCCCGATTTTTTTATAAAAAAAGCTCAGACACCAAGCCGGACCGATCAAAAGAAATTGAAGATCTTTGAAGAAGGAAGGTTTTTTACCTTCGATTTTATGACCGATAAACTGAAAAACCCAAGCTACGATAAAAACCCCCACGGAGATACTTATCAAAGTGGAAATTCCGGATAGCGCGATGTAGTAGATTCCGGATAACATAACGACGACCATAAGCATCATTCCTATGAACAAAGGAATGGAAAGCCTGAGATAAAAGATTCCCGTGATCAAAGCGAAGATCGTTGCCCAGTTTAAAAAGAGGCGGGCCTGTCCTAAAGATTCGGGAAGAATACTTTGAATCGATCCGGAAGGTATGGACCACAACATTCCTAATAACGTAAACATAATGGTCGGCACCATAATCCAGTGGATTCTTTTGTTAATTTTATTCTGATGGCTATCTGCGTATTCGGTCAGCCACTGTTCGATTGGTTTCATCTTCAACTCCCTTCATCATTGTTAGAGCCGTTTCCGATTCCCTTTCGTAGAACGCGGATGAGACGACTTCTTTTAGAGTTGGATATCATCCTCGAAATCGCAGAAGATTACTTGAACGGAACTGCTATTTTTCAAAAAAAGTGAGGGTTTGAGTCCGAACATTTCTCGAAAAGTTCGGCTCATATGAGCCTGATCCGCGAAACCGGCCTCGTGCGACGCAAGCGTCAGTGAATTTCCGCGAGAAAGAGAAAATACACAGGCTTTGATTCTAAGCCATTGGATATATTTTCTCATCGGAATTCCAACTTCGTCCTTGAACAAATGCATCAATCTGCTTTCGGATAAACCCGTAAACTTGGTCAATTCTTCCAAAGGAATCATATCGGGAACGGATTCCGCGAGTTTTTGAACTACGGTTTCGATTCTCGGATCACGTTCTTCCGATCCGTTCCTATCTTTTTTGAGTTCGTTTAATAATTCTTTCCAAAGGGTAATCGCTTCCTGTTCATTAACGGGTGCTTTTAAGAATTTTAAGATTCTTTTATATAGATGAGAATCCAACTCTAGATAATCGGAGGGAAAACTGAAAAAAGAGCCGTGAATTCGGATATTGTCCGGATCAAAGTGAAAGATGAAAATATCCTCGTTTTGAGCGTCTAACTGTTGTTCGACGTTGGGACGAACGAAGATCGACCGGGATTCTATCCAATCGCTGGAACCGGTTCTAAATCGAAATGGTTTTCCGTTGCTTAAAATTAGGGAAGCGCTGTAATGTTCGTGCAACTCGTTCAAGATCGGAACCCCCGTCAAAAGAACGTTTGAACCGATAAGAAAAAGCTTTCCTGCCATCGCAGGAAAGCTTAGGAAGCATTCCACTCATTGCAACTCATTTTGAAATCGGTGTTTCCGATTCCCGGCGCAATTCGATCCTAAAGATTAGGAAATTGCCTTGTCCATAGCCGCGTCTAAGTCGAGTGTGATTCCGATCAATTTGTCGAGTCTTGTAAGTTCGAAGATCTTTTGAAGATGCGTTGGAACGTTGAAGATGATGATCTTTCCTTGAGCTTCCTTAAAAAGTCTCGCTTGTGTGCTGATAAAAGCCGCCAAACCGGAAGAATCGATATGAGTCGTAGTGGAAAGATCCACTAAGAAAATGTTCACTCCATTTTCAATTCTATCGGTCATCGCTTCTTTGAACTTTTTCGCCGAAAAGAGGCTGATCTCACCGGTGGTTTTCAGGATCGCCATATTCTTTTTGAGAACTCCCGCCACGTGCGAATCGGTGATTTCCTGAACCTGAAGCTCGTCTTTAGAGGCTACTCCGCCTGAGTTTGTGTTTTGCATAAGTTTCTTGTCTCCTAAAAAGTATACGTCATTTTAAATTCGATGTTTCTTTCCTTTGTCATTGCGTAAGGAAGGGTTTTTTCCGTCGCGGAAATTGAAAAGACCGCAGGAAAGGAAATGAGTGCTGTATTTAATAAATAATTAATTGATAAAGAAATCAAAAAAAGATGATTCAGCTGTTTGTGTCTGGAATATTCCGAATTGCTCTGATCGAATAAAAGAAAAGTCCCGTTATCCTGCGGAATAAGTAAAGGTTGTTTCTCTTTGACGTTGATTCCCGCGTAGTATTCGTATGCGGCTCCGGCAATAAAAAAACCGGTGAGTCCCATCATCGCATATCCGGACTTGGTGTAATTTTTTCTCTGAAGGTAATAACCCGGAATCAGATAATCCCAGAGAACCAAACTGGCTTCCGGATTTTTAGGCGTAAGATCCTCTGGCTTGAATACTAATTTTGTAATATTCTTATTTTCTAAAATAACTGGAGATTCCGCTTCTCCTCGGGTTACCATGATGGATTCGTCGTTAAGGATCGAAATTTTGGAGAGAATGTCGTCGTCGGTTTCCGAGGAAACCGTGAATTTCAAATTCGTTTTCGAAAGCTGTTGTAAAATTCTTGCGGACGGCTCTTTGATTTGAGCGAATTTTACACGATCCAAAGCGACTCTGAGATATTCTCCTTCTTCCGTTACGTAAAAAAGAGTCTGCGAATTGATTTTCGTAATCTTATGAGTGCAGATTCGTTTCGGGTCTTCGTCCAATTCCAAACAAAGAAAGTTTCCGGCTTCTTCGAAACGCATTTCGGAAATCTCGCTCTTTTGGATCTTTCTCTCGCCGTCATCCGTTTGAATCGTGATCTCTTCCGAAGTTGGATCATTTTCCGTAACGTTACCCGAAATCTCTTCTCCGTTTTTCAGGATAATTCTATGGGCTGAAATTTCCAGGGATAAAATAAGGATAGTTACTATGAGAAGAATTCTGCTCATTGGACCACCTCGATTTTAATCGCGGAATCGATCGGAACCTTCTTCTTAGAAGTTTTATTTATCACGGTTATTATATCGTCCTCAAAGGATGCCCTTAAGAAGGATTGTTTGTTCGTATCTTTAGTCATTACCAGTTTAGAATCCTTTGTGGCGTTTTTATCCATCGAAATGGATTCGATCGTATAAGTGGGAAGCGTGATCGGGAAGTGAGTCGAAAATAATCTCGTTTGATCTCCGTTGATCAAGATTCTATTTGCATAAACCGGATCTGCGTCCGAAACGATGATCTTGATAAGGGCCTTTGGAGCCTGATCTTCCGCTTTTTTTAAGAATTGGGTAGATTTCTGAAGAACTTCTTCCAAGATGGCCTGGTTCTTTTTGGAAATGTCAATATCCAGTTTAGAATCCCGTCTTTCATCAACGCCTTCAAGCAGTCTGCTTGGCTGTTTCAATTTTTCAGAAGAAGTTTTAATTTCCTTCGCTTCGGAAGTATCTCCAAGTCTTTCCGCGTTCTTATCGGAAAGGCTCGCGATTTCGGAACCCGCGTTGTAATAATAACCCAACATCAAAAGTCTACGATTCGCTTTGATCGCGATCTCTTTGTTCTTGTTAGAGAATGCAAGGCTTGCGTATTCTTTGATCGCCTCCGGCTGATGTCCCGTTTTCTCCAAGGAATAACCTTTTATATAATTCATCTCAGGTGAATTGATGTTTGCTCTTTCGATTTCTTCTAATGCCTTCGCGTAGTTTCCTTTAGCGAAATACGCTCTTGCTCTTTTTTCCGGGTCATCCTCGCTCGACTCGATTTCCTTTTCGCTCTGTTTCGCTTTTAAAATCAGAGAAATAAGAATTTCTGCGTCGCTGGAAAGTAGAGTGCCCGGATGATTTGCCTTCACTTCATAGAGAGGTTTAAGAGCCGTATCGAATTCGCCTTGGACCGCGAGGCAGAATCCTTGATGAAGTTGTATAAAACCTCCTTCTTCAGATTCCTTACCGAATTGATCAAAGGATTCTTCGTAAGTTCTATAAGCTTCCTTATAAAATTGATTTCTTTCCAAGGCAAACGCGTGCTCTAAGAGGCGAATTTTAGAAGAATTAAGATGAAGATTGATACCCGCCTTTAAGGAAAGAGAACGAACGGAATTGATCAATACGGCTCCGGTTTCGTGTATAAAAGATGGCTCCAAGGAGAGTGAATCTCTGGAACTGTCGATCATCGAACTTTGAAGATGATTCAATTTCATCTCGGCTTTGATGTTTTCCTTATTGGAAATGATTCCTTCGAATTTAGAGCGCAGAATTTCGCTGGAAAATGAAAAATTTAGAATTTTACGTCTTTCTAATATGATTCTCAGCTCGAAAAGCTTCGTCTCCAAAACGATGAAGCCGAGAGGAAGAATCAATAGGAATCCTATAATGGAAATGGCGATGCTCTTCTTCATAGTTATTGAATTTCGATAATTCCAAACGTAACATCGTCGGGAAAATGATCCGCGAAAATATCGACTTCCTTTTTGATAACCGACGTGATTTCTTTCGCATCCAGATGTACGTTCGACTGAAAAAGTTGAAGAAGACGATCGTCCCCGAATTGTTCTCCCGTTGGAGAAGTCGCATCGAGAATTCCGTCCGTATAAACTAAAATTTTATCACCGGGTTCCGTTTTTATTTTTAGAACTTGGTATTCTTCCGGGATACCGATTCCGAGGATATGCCCCGTGGAATCGAGTGTGACGATTTTATCCTTATTTTTTCTGAAATAGTAGATCGGGTTATGACCGGCGCTACAGAAGTACGCGTAGCCTTCCTTGTCGAAGAGGACAAAAATACCGGTCGCAAAGAATGAACCTTGCAGAGTGTCGAAGAGCTTTTCACTCAAACGAGTAAATATAAACGAAGGATTAACCGTTTCCTTCATGATATTTTCTATATTATAGTGGATGATGGAGGTGATAAGCGCCGCAGAAACACCGTGTCCCGTCGCGTCTGCAAGAAAGAATACCGTTCTATCTTCGTTGATTTCGATGACGTCGTAGATATCTCCGCTGACTTCGCGCATCGGTTTGTAAAAAATATCCAAGGTAATCAGATTGAATTTTCTTCTTTTACCGGGTAATAAACACTCTTGAACGTTCTTACCGATTTCCAATTCCGTTTGAATTTGATTATTCTTATATTCTAAACTTTCGACTTGGGAAGAAATTCTTTCCACCATTCCGTTAAAGGTGGTTCCTAAGAGATCCAGCTCGTCTTTTGAGGAAAAGTTCCAGAGCGCCCGCGCGCTCAAATCCCCCGTCGCCATGGTTTCACTGACTTCTTTGAGAATAAAGAGACGAACGAAGATTTTGCGATAAAGAAAAATACCGAAAAGAATGTGAAAGATCACACCCCAGAGAAGTAGTAGCCCAAGCTGAATGTATAAGGAATTGAGCCGATCCAAGATTTCTTTCACTCTAACTTGAGAGACTAAGAACGTTTTCTCGGTCAGATAGAAAATGAGACTTACGATAAAGTTTTCCGAATCGAGCTCGATATCGTAAGAACTATTGATCGCCTCTTTAGCGTTGATGATGGTGGCCAGTTTGCTTTTGAGATAATCTATGGAAGTAGGAGTTCCGTGTTCAAGATTGATTTTGAACTTTTCAACGGATCTATCCTCAACGGAAACGATCGAAAAATTTTCAATCCCAATGCTTAGCAGTTTATTCTCTATATCCGCTAATTGTTCCTTGTCCTCGTAGTTTTGGGTTTCCAAGCCTTCGATTTTCTTCAGAATTTTTCTTGCGATTTGGTCCGATTCCAGTGTGAAGTTATCAATCAATAAATCCGTTTGATTCTCAAAGATCATTACAGCGACAAAGGTGAGATTGATCACTGTCAATAAGGAATAGATAGAAATTATCTGGAGTCTCAGTGATCGTTTCATAACTGATATCAGTATACGGATATTTTCAGATATTAGCATCGTTTGTTATAAAACGATAATTGTCAGATATATAGAGCTACTAACGATGGTTTAATGATTTATTTTGAAAGAGTTTGTTATAAAAGAATTACTTTCACGCCAAAAACGTTTGCAAATTACGTTTTAAGAATTTCAGAATAAAAATTTTATGGCGTATTAAAGTTTTTAGTCAAATTATTTAAACGGAAATAACTTATTTTAAGAAAGTATTCTTTGCTCAATTGGTACGCACGCGCAGATAAGCTTCTACGCGTACTATAAATTGATTATTTTTCAAAAGTCTGGACTTTGTTGGAAACCGGCTTCGAACTCATGAGAAACGCATAGATGGCTCCTAAGTCTTGGTCATTCATACCTGCATATTCCAGCCAAGGCATTAAACTATTGAACTCACCCGGTTTGATATCGGGGTTGGCTTTTGCTCTCGCAACGCTTGCTTTGAATCGTGCGATAAAGTTTTCCCTTGTCCATGTTCCGATTCCGGTTTGAATGTCAGGCGAGATGTTTGAGCTTCTTACTTTTCCACCGGTGGCTAAAGCAAATTCGAAGCCTCCAGCGAGTTCCATTCCTTCGATGGGTTTACCTTTTATCTTCTGAGTATGACAATCGTTGCAAGCCGCGAGTGTAAACATATACTTTCCGTAGGCGATCGTATCTTTCGGATTAGGTCTTTGCGAGAACTCAGGCGGTTTCGGTATGGTTCTCATAATCAGATTCATAGGAAAGTTTGCTTTCGACTTTTCCACATGATTTTCTACAGCCGGAATCGTTCTTATGTAAGCAATGATTGCGTAGATATCTTCCTTATCCAACTGCGCGTAATTTTCATACGGCATAAGAGGAAAGAGTGGCGAGCCATCTTTTGAAACACCGGATGTGATTGCATAAAAAATATCGGTATCGGACCAATTCTTCAAACCGGTCAAGGCGGGAGTGATGTTTCTGGAGTAGAATGTTCCAGGTAAGCCCATCTCTTCGCCGAACTTTAAATTTCCTGCACCGATGCTTTTATCAAATGGGTAGAATAGCTTTTGAGGATCTCTTTCTCCCGTATGACACCCCATACAAGCGGCAACGTTATTTACTAAATATTCCCCCCTTCGGACTTGTTCGGGAGTGTGGGCGATTTTGATTTCCTCTTTTTTACCAATGGCTGGATATTTAATATATAGAAAGCCAAGGCCGCCTATTATCACCAAAATAATAGTAAGAAAAATTCTACTCAAAAGATTTCCAAAAAAATTCATCATATTCTCCGGCTATGTTTAATTCTTAAACCGCCTCGTAAATTACTTTTGTCTTATATTGGCTGTTCCGAATTCCTACGTTATAAGATCTTGAACGTTTGATAATATTCGAATCTTTTCCTTAAAATTGACGAACTTGGAAAAGATGTCTTCAAAAATAGAATTTGGACTATTTGATTTCGTCTAACTTTCAGAATTTGAGAATAACAATCGATTCGCGTTTGTGGACAGATAAACGTAGCTTCTCGAATTTTCAAAAGGATTGTTCCCAATCTCCATTGTCTGTTAAATCGTGTTAAGCGGACATTTCAAGTTTGACTGGAATGAAAGTCAAAGATTTTTGAACGTAAAATGGATGATTTGATCAAAAAACGGCCTACACTTTCAAAATGTATTCAAAAAAGGAAATGAACCATTGTTTCGAAGAGTATGATAGTTCGAATTTCTTTCTTCATTCTTGCCTTGTTCTCGCTTACTTGTTCGTCCGCGCAAACGCAAGAACCCGATAATCACAATAAAATCGAAAAGATTCAAACCGCGAAAACGTTTGTAGTGGAGTCTTTTTCCGTAGATACAGTGCGAGAGATTTGTTCGAAAACTCCGGATCCTGAATTCTTAAATCCGGAAGACGATCTTTGTATGCGTAAGATACAGGAAGAACTTTTTGGAAGAATTTATTTACCTTCGCCAAAGGAAAAAAATATCACCAAGGCTCTGGAGTTGGTTCTAGCGTTAAAGAAGGTTTTTCCGAAGAAGAAAATGCTGATCGGAAAAGACGCGGAGATTCACGTTAGACACGTTCAACAACGAGTGGAATACTGTGATCCCAGTCAGACAACCTGTGTTCCCGTCATTCATAATCTTATTTCCTTCTCCAATTCAAATGTGCATGATGCAAACCATACCTATACTCTGATACCTCAGATGAGTTATCTTGAAAAAGACGACAAAAGTCTTCCGGTTGCAAAATGGAACGAACGTTTGGATTTAATCTCCAAAGAGAATATCGAATTTATGCTGAATGCTTGTTTTAATTTGGAGTGAGAGAATTACGAAATTGCAAAGGAATTCCACAAAAAACTGAACTTCCGCGGAATTCCAATTTGCCGATGATCAATAACTGGTGACACAACGAACGTAACCGTTTGTATTGGATTTCGGATATTCGACGACTCCTCCAATCGCGAAATCTACTATGTAAGCCATCGATCGATAGTTCGTTCCTTCGGGAATCTTATAGTGTTGGTCTACGTTTTCGGAGGAAGCTACATACTGTTTTGGATCGCTTTCGTTATTCCCGTTTCCGGATAATGTCGGGCTACTTCCCATCGCAAAAGAATTTGTTGAAGTCCAATATCTTCCCGTTGTCGTATTTGGAAATAGAGAGGCATTGATGATCGGCATCGATGTAACTCGGTAATCAACGATCGAAATCAATTCTTTAACGGAAGGTAATCTCCACTGCCTTCCGTCGCCCAAAGTGGTTCCTAAATTTCTGCAATAACTCAGTGCGTTTGTCCAGTTGCTTGCTTCGGCCGGACCGGAAGAGGTTCCACAATCCGTATAATTCATACCTGCGGTTCCTCTACCTCGAATACATTTTCTCCAAAGAAGTCTATTTCCGGCATCTTGAATGGTTCCGTCTCCTAAATCGGAGTAAGCGCCACCGATTGCGGTGATTTTGTTTTCTAATCCGAAAAGAATGATTAGAAGTAGTATTAGTTTGATTCGTTTCATCTTAGTTCTCCTTTGTTCAATCCGCAACGCACATTGCGAGCGCGGCGTATTTGTTCATCCAGTAGTTGCCCCAAGAATAATTCTTACCTTTGTTATTGAGATGGGCCCCACCGCCGAATACAGAAATTTGCCAGGCGCCCCAGGCATTCGCTCCGTTTGCTAAATCAGGTCCTGTAATACCGTTCGCCAATGAAGCGCTAACGCCGTTCGTAGAAGTCCAATATCTTTGGTAGTTGTTTCTGATAAACCCTGGGAAGCTGGATGCGGGAACCGTTTCATTACCGAGAGTTCCTTCGTAGATAAGAATTCCCATTTGTTCGCTTAGAGTTGGAAGTCGCCAAGTTTTCTTTCCTGCAAAACCTGCACCGGAGTTGTTTAGGTTTAATTGAAGACAATATGTTAAAGATTGTCCCCATGTAAGATCGATCACTCCTGCGATTCCCAAGGCAACGAGGTTTACGTTATAAGGATCGACTCCGTCTTGCACACAAGTACCTCCCG harbors:
- a CDS encoding DUF1569 domain-containing protein translates to MTRKEFLRSSTKLFLLIGTAGAILPNINHCSSAPKGVKDQGLTFDSLSEALKYLNTLENSNSISGYNGWDAGKVMLHCAQSIEYSIQGYPENKSPLFRNTIGKLVFLKFSLSKKMSHDLEAPIPGATEIQSNTEWKKSLGILRNTILNFQAYGGELKPHFAYGSLSKEEYDQAHAMHIANHFSFLTAVPNS
- a CDS encoding DUF962 domain-containing protein, encoding MKPIEQWLTEYADSHQNKINKRIHWIMVPTIMFTLLGMLWSIPSGSIQSILPESLGQARLFLNWATIFALITGIFYLRLSIPLFIGMMLMVVVMLSGIYYIALSGISTLISISVGVFIVAWVFQFIGHKIEGKKPSFFKDLQFLLIGPAWCLSFFYKKIGISY
- a CDS encoding helix-turn-helix transcriptional regulator, coding for MAGKLFLIGSNVLLTGVPILNELHEHYSASLILSNGKPFRFRTGSSDWIESRSIFVRPNVEQQLDAQNEDIFIFHFDPDNIRIHGSFFSFPSDYLELDSHLYKRILKFLKAPVNEQEAITLWKELLNELKKDRNGSEERDPRIETVVQKLAESVPDMIPLEELTKFTGLSESRLMHLFKDEVGIPMRKYIQWLRIKACVFSLSRGNSLTLASHEAGFADQAHMSRTFREMFGLKPSLFLKNSSSVQVIFCDFEDDIQL
- a CDS encoding STAS domain-containing protein — translated: MQNTNSGGVASKDELQVQEITDSHVAGVLKKNMAILKTTGEISLFSAKKFKEAMTDRIENGVNIFLVDLSTTTHIDSSGLAAFISTQARLFKEAQGKIIIFNVPTHLQKIFELTRLDKLIGITLDLDAAMDKAIS
- a CDS encoding LB_137 family protein; protein product: MSRILLIVTILILSLEISAHRIILKNGEEISGNVTENDPTSEEITIQTDDGERKIQKSEISEMRFEEAGNFLCLELDEDPKRICTHKITKINSQTLFYVTEEGEYLRVALDRVKFAQIKEPSARILQQLSKTNLKFTVSSETDDDILSKISILNDESIMVTRGEAESPVILENKNITKLVFKPEDLTPKNPEASLVLWDYLIPGYYLQRKNYTKSGYAMMGLTGFFIAGAAYEYYAGINVKEKQPLLIPQDNGTFLLFDQSNSEYSRHKQLNHLFLISLSINYLLNTALISFPAVFSISATEKTLPYAMTKERNIEFKMTYTF
- a CDS encoding tetratricopeptide repeat protein encodes the protein MKKSIAISIIGFLLILPLGFIVLETKLFELRIILERRKILNFSFSSEILRSKFEGIISNKENIKAEMKLNHLQSSMIDSSRDSLSLEPSFIHETGAVLINSVRSLSLKAGINLHLNSSKIRLLEHAFALERNQFYKEAYRTYEESFDQFGKESEEGGFIQLHQGFCLAVQGEFDTALKPLYEVKANHPGTLLSSDAEILISLILKAKQSEKEIESSEDDPEKRARAYFAKGNYAKALEEIERANINSPEMNYIKGYSLEKTGHQPEAIKEYASLAFSNKNKEIAIKANRRLLMLGYYYNAGSEIASLSDKNAERLGDTSEAKEIKTSSEKLKQPSRLLEGVDERRDSKLDIDISKKNQAILEEVLQKSTQFLKKAEDQAPKALIKIIVSDADPVYANRILINGDQTRLFSTHFPITLPTYTIESISMDKNATKDSKLVMTKDTNKQSFLRASFEDDIITVINKTSKKKVPIDSAIKIEVVQ
- a CDS encoding SpoIIE family protein phosphatase, coding for MKRSLRLQIISIYSLLTVINLTFVAVMIFENQTDLLIDNFTLESDQIARKILKKIEGLETQNYEDKEQLADIENKLLSIGIENFSIVSVEDRSVEKFKINLEHGTPTSIDYLKSKLATIINAKEAINSSYDIELDSENFIVSLIFYLTEKTFLVSQVRVKEILDRLNSLYIQLGLLLLWGVIFHILFGIFLYRKIFVRLFILKEVSETMATGDLSARALWNFSSKDELDLLGTTFNGMVERISSQVESLEYKNNQIQTELEIGKNVQECLLPGKRRKFNLITLDIFYKPMREVSGDIYDVIEINEDRTVFFLADATGHGVSAALITSIIHYNIENIMKETVNPSFIFTRLSEKLFDTLQGSFFATGIFVLFDKEGYAYFCSAGHNPIYYFRKNKDKIVTLDSTGHILGIGIPEEYQVLKIKTEPGDKILVYTDGILDATSPTGEQFGDDRLLQLFQSNVHLDAKEITSVIKKEVDIFADHFPDDVTFGIIEIQ
- a CDS encoding cytochrome c produces the protein MMNFFGNLLSRIFLTIILVIIGGLGFLYIKYPAIGKKEEIKIAHTPEQVRRGEYLVNNVAACMGCHTGERDPQKLFYPFDKSIGAGNLKFGEEMGLPGTFYSRNITPALTGLKNWSDTDIFYAITSGVSKDGSPLFPLMPYENYAQLDKEDIYAIIAYIRTIPAVENHVEKSKANFPMNLIMRTIPKPPEFSQRPNPKDTIAYGKYMFTLAACNDCHTQKIKGKPIEGMELAGGFEFALATGGKVRSSNISPDIQTGIGTWTRENFIARFKASVARAKANPDIKPGEFNSLMPWLEYAGMNDQDLGAIYAFLMSSKPVSNKVQTFEK
- a CDS encoding DUF1566 domain-containing protein: MKRIKLILLLIILFGLENKITAIGGAYSDLGDGTIQDAGNRLLWRKCIRGRGTAGMNYTDCGTSSGPAEASNWTNALSYCRNLGTTLGDGRQWRLPSVKELISIVDYRVTSMPIINASLFPNTTTGRYWTSTNSFAMGSSPTLSGNGNNESDPKQYVASSENVDQHYKIPEGTNYRSMAYIVDFAIGGVVEYPKSNTNGYVRCVTSY